A segment of the Pongo abelii isolate AG06213 chromosome 16, NHGRI_mPonAbe1-v2.0_pri, whole genome shotgun sequence genome:
GCCAGGCTGCTCCAGGGTTCTGAGTCTGGACCTCCCATGTGACTCTTACTCTGAGGCTTCCCAGCCAATCCTGACCCCTTCTGTTACCCTCAGAGAGAAGATGCTGCCCTCcaggctcccaggctcaaggggcAGAGGCCCTGCTCTCTCCCTGGGCTCTCTCCAGGGGTCCTGGGAGGGTGGCAGAGGCCAGGGCAGACCTTTTTCAGAAACCAGGTGCCAGGGGAGCATAGGCTGCTTTCTACCTTCTCTCCTAGCTAAGCCCCAAAGCCACCTCAGGGCTGCTTATATATTTCTGATATACTCAGGGGCAAGGGCCGATGGCCCATATTTGGGCAGAAGGACTGAGGCAAATGGCAGCTGCAGAGAGGGAGAGCCTCAGACTTTGCAAGAGACCCCGGGGACCCCGGGGCATTGCAGAGTCAGAGAAGCAGAGGCCAGGGCAGGGAGATTCCCAGAGGGGGCAGCGGTGGGGCACTGACCTGGCCTCTGAGCCAGGTCCACCCTGGCTGCTTCCCACACTCCCCAAGGCTTGACAGGGGCTGATCTGGTTCTCCTTCCCTCCAGGTAAAGGTGGACAAGAGCTGTGCCCTGGAGCATGTGACACGGGACCGGGTGCGAGGGGGCCAGCGGCGCCGGCCACCAACAAGAGTCCACCTGAAGGAGGTAGGGCCTTGCCCAGTGTGGATGTTGGGGTTAGTTGAGCCTAGGACCTCAGCTCCTCTGGGCAGCAGCCAGGCTTGGGGCCACATTTTTCCTGAGGACACCTGGAGCTGGGGTTTCCTGAGGAGTAGACAGGAAGTGATGGGGCACCTGTGTTACACGTGCTCAGGGTATGGACGTCCTTGAGCCTGTAGCCTTTTCCATTTGTTCAATCCACACACAAATGTTGAATCTGTCCTTAGCCAGAGTTGGTGCCAGAGGGAAACTGAAGCCCATGAGGCCAGTCCCTGCCCCTCAGAGCTCAGCTTCCAGCTGAAAAATAGGCCTGTCCCACAGACTGCTCCAAGCAGAGCTGTGTCTGATTTTTGTGCGGAGGAAGGAAGGCTCTAGGAGGTCAGGGCGGGAGGGACCACAAGGAGCCACTGGCATTTTAGCTGACCCTTGAAGGATGGGAGGGGTTCACCTGGTGGACTTGGAGTCGGGGGATTCTCTGTGGAGGGAGTGCTGTGAGCCGAGGCACAGCGGGAGGGTTTGAGGTACGCAGAGCAGCTCCACTTGCCTGAGAGATTGGTCTAAGGGGGTTGTGGGGAGGAAATTGTGGAGGCCTTGGATGAAGAAgctggagacaggaagggagagtgCGTTTCAGAGGTCAGTTTGAGGCTCTGGGTAGGATGGGTTGGGTTGAGAGAGGGAAAGGCAGGGGCCAGGAAGGAGGTGGGGCAGGTGGCTTTCCAGGCCTCTGGAGGGGATGAAGAGGGAGGGGTTGATGGGAGGATATTAGGAAGCAAGAGCCACCTGGGCTTGTGATTGAGTCCAGGGATTGGACCAAGGGAAGGTTGTCTGAGGTTCCCCAAGCCTGGAGACTGGGAGCATGGAGGCCCTGGGCACAGGGAATTTGGAGAGGGTATAGGCAacggggagggggaagggaggagccTCTTTTAGACCAGTGGAGCTCATGCTGCAGGGGAGGATTTTGGAGGCCAGGAAAGAACCTCAGCAAGTGCTACATTTAGGGACTGGAGGGAAGTCAGCCAGCAGGGAGCCAAGAAAGAGGAAGCCAGAGGCAAGTGCCACATCTGGAGAGAGATAGGCACAAGACCTGGTGGGCATCAGCCAGGTTGGCAGCCGCAAGTCACAAGGGCAGGACCAAGGACAAGGCATTtacaacatattttctttttcttttttttttttttgagattgagtctcgttctgtcgcccaggctggagtgcagtggtgcaatctcagctcactgcaacctccgccttccgggttcaagaagttctctgcctcagcctcccgagtagctgggattataggcgccctccaccacccccggctaatttttgtatttttagtagagacgaggtttcaccatcttggccaggctggtcttgaactcctgacctcatgatctgcccacctcagcctcccaaagtgctgggattacaggcgtgagccaccgcgcctggccttgcaGCATATTTTCTAAAAGGAGTTGATTTAGGGCTGTCCCGGGGTGCAGGGCTGGGTTTGCCAGAGGGAGGGACCCAAGGTCATGGGAGGTTTGTTTTTGAGTTGCGGCAGCCTGTGCCTGTCTGTCAGCTGAGGGATAGGATCCTGCAGAGGGAGCACTGAGGTGGCCACAGAGAAAAGGAATGCCTGATGGGGGCCGGGGACAGGTGTGGGGAGGGCCAGCCTTGGAGGGAGGGGCCCTCTGCACAGAAGAGTTCAGGGaggcagctgtgtgtgtgtgtgtgtgtgtgtgtatggtgtgttgGGGGTGACTTTCTGGTGGTCCCCAGTGCCTGATGTCAGCCAGGTCCTGTGTATGTATAAAAGGGAGTGAGAGCAACAAAGggagatgggcatggtggcacatgcctgtggtcccagctactctggaggctgcagtgagctgtggccaTGCCGCTGCactcagcttgggtgacagtgcgagactccttttttttttttgagacagagctttgctcttgttgcccaggctgtagtgcaatggcatgatctcggctcacagcaacctccgcttcccgggttcaagcagttctcctgcctcagcctcccgagtagctgggattataggcatgtgccaccacgcccggctaattttgtatttttagtagagacggggtttctccatgttggtcaggctggtctcaaactcccgacgtcaggtgatcagcctgcctcggcctcccaaagtgctgggattacaggtatgagccactgcacccaaccaaccCCATCTCTTAAGAAAAATAAGGTGGCAGGGGAGAGTAAGGATCCCAGCCAGGACCCCCACCATCTGAGGGACCTTGGGAAAGGCCTCTTGCCCAGCCCTGCTGGGGCCTCTGAGGCTCTCTGGGAGGGTCTCATGACTGTGGGACTGCTGGATATCCCTATTGGTCCCTGGAGCCTGGTGGGGGTGGGTAGCTGCCTTCTGGTGCAGCTGTTCTCTGGCAGTCAGCTGTGGTATGGGACCACATCTGATGACACGAGGAGAGTGGGCACAGGCTGCCGAGCAGCTGGACAGGcaaaggctggagagaagctggcaGACGGAACAGAGGTCTCCAGGAAGGGCAAGCAGAAGTCAGTGAGCTTGAGACGAACTGGAAGAAGTATGTTTGAGTCCTGGTCCTGTCTCTGACTGACCAACTGGTTGTGGGGACCCTGGGTATGGTGATGGGTAGGTGGGTTGCAGAGAAGGGAACCTCTGAAGGCCATACAGCTAGGTAGgggttagaaaccagcctggggcTCCAAGAGGACCCTGGCTGTGACGTTCCTGGCCTGTGATTCCAAAACAGGGAATTCTTTGGTGGtgagggaaaggagaggaagattCATCAAGAATCACTTTAGCTTCTAATCAAGTAGCCACAGAAGCCAGGACAGAGAGAGGCTGGGGAACTGGGGGCCTGGACAACCTGGATGGGAGAGGGTAAGAACTCGTGTCAGTGGGCACACCTGACCCAATGGCTCATCAGCCAAGATGACACCCATATACCATCCCCCCCCACCAGGTGGCCAGCGCAGCTTCTGACGGTCTTCTGCGCCTGGATCTTGATGTTCCGGACAGTGGGCCACCAGTGTTTGCCCCCAGCAATAATGTCAGTGAAGCCCAACCTCGGGAGACACCCCGGCCTCTCATGCCTCCTACCAAGCCTTTCCTAGCACCTGAGACCACCAGCCCTGGTGACAGGGTGGAGACCCTTGTGGGGGACAGAGCCCCAACCCCTGTCTCAGCAAGCTCTGAGGTCTCCTCTGAGAGCCAGGAGGACTCAGAGACCCCAGCAGAGGAGGACAGTGGCTCTGAGCAGCCTCCCAACAGCGTCCTGCCTGACAAACTGAAGGTGAGCTGGGAGAACCCCAGCCCCCAGGAGCCCCCTGCTGCAGAGAGTGCAGAACCATCCCAGGCACCCTGTTCTGAGACTTCCGAGGCTGCCCCCAGGGAGGGTGGGAAGCCCCCTACACCCCCACCCAAGATCTTATCGGAGAAACTGAAAGCCTGCATGGGTGAGATGCAGGCTTCTGGGCCACCTGCTCCAGGCACAGCGCAGGTCTCAGTGAATGGCATGGATGACAGTCCTGAGCCTGCCAAGCCCTCTCAGGCTGAGGGCACCCCAGGAACTCCCCCAAAGGATGCAACAACATCCACAGCACTGCCCCCCTGGGACCTGCCACCTCAGTTCCATCCCCGCTGCTCCTCCCTTGGGGACTTGCTTGGGGAAGGCCCACGGCGTCCCTTGCAGCCCAGGGAACGGCTATATCGGGCCCAGCTGGAGGTGAAGGTGGCCTCGGAACAGACGGAGAAACTGTTGAACAAGGTGCTGGGCAGTGAGCCGGCCCCTGTTAGCGCCGAAACATTGCTCAGCCAGGCTGTGGCGCAGCTGAGGCAGGCCACCCAGGTCCTGCAGGAAATGAGAGATTTGGGAGAGCTGAGCCAGGAAGCACCTGGGCTAAGGGAGAAGCGGAAGGAGCTGGTGACCCTCTACAGGAGAAGTGCACCCTAGGGCCTACTGGGCCAGAGGCACCATCCCTCCTGGCCATCCATCAATTCCATCAAGGCCCAGCCCTGCTGAGAAATGTGCTTCTGCTTCTACAGCAATGGCTGCAGGAGGGCCATTGGGCATGTCAGGGTTTGGCCATGACCCAAAGAGACTCCTGGCGTCCTTCCTACTCTGCTCTGGCCAGTGGTGCCAGGTGCCACCCAGGGCTACCGCCTGGCTATCTGGCCTGGcctctgggctggggctggggctggggctgggagcaCACACGCTGGGACCTATGTGTTTGTGTGGTCGTTCCAAACTGCCCCAGGGCTTTGGGGGCGGCACTTGGGGTTTCTGGGAATGACATCATCTCTGTTCCCCATCCTCAGTAGTTTACATTCCTAACTTCTGAATAGAGCACAGCTGAGCCccctgcaacttccatctccagCTATTCCTAGGCAAAGAGCCTCATGGCTAAGGCATCCTCAAAGCTAGCCCCCCTCCCACCTATTCTGAGTAGCTGCGGAGGCCTTGGGTCCAGGCTCTAGGTTCATCCCTCAGTTGCGGGGAACGTAGGACCCAGCTGGAGCCTCTTGAGGGAGATGAGAGGCCTCTTTGTGAGGAGGACATTAGCTGtgtggcctctctctctctttggccCTGTTTCCTTTTTTGCAAAACAAGGACATTTTCTGCAGCCCTTTCCTCTCAGGTGAGCTGTGATTGGAGGGCTTAGGTCTAGAGGATTCAGGAGTGGAAGAGGAACTTAAGGGGTCCTCTAGTCTAGTCTCTGCCCCTGGATAGTGTCCAGCCTTGTATATTTCTGAAGAGGTGAATCCCAGAGTGGTCCTGATGTCCACATTAGAAAAACTTACTTGTAATGATCATGTCAGCCT
Coding sequences within it:
- the PLEKHO2 gene encoding pleckstrin homology domain-containing family O member 2 — encoded protein: MEEEGVKEAGEKPRGAQTVDKAGWIKKSSGGLLGFWKDRYLLLCQAQLLVYENEDDQKCVETVELGSYEKCQDLRALLKRKHRFILLRSPGNKVSDIKFQAPTGEEKESWIKALNEGINRGKNKAFDEVKVDKSCALEHVTRDRVRGGQRRRPPTRVHLKEVASAASDGLLRLDLDVPDSGPPVFAPSNNVSEAQPRETPRPLMPPTKPFLAPETTSPGDRVETLVGDRAPTPVSASSEVSSESQEDSETPAEEDSGSEQPPNSVLPDKLKVSWENPSPQEPPAAESAEPSQAPCSETSEAAPREGGKPPTPPPKILSEKLKACMGEMQASGPPAPGTAQVSVNGMDDSPEPAKPSQAEGTPGTPPKDATTSTALPPWDLPPQFHPRCSSLGDLLGEGPRRPLQPRERLYRAQLEVKVASEQTEKLLNKVLGSEPAPVSAETLLSQAVAQLRQATQVLQEMRDLGELSQEAPGLREKRKELVTLYRRSAP